In one Cervus elaphus chromosome 9, mCerEla1.1, whole genome shotgun sequence genomic region, the following are encoded:
- the LOC122700889 gene encoding olfactory receptor 7D4-like — translation MGAGNQTGVSQFLLLGLSDDPELQPLLFGVFLSMFLVAMLGNLLIILAISTDSHLHTPMYFFLSHLSFVDICFVSTTVPRMLVNIQTQRKDISYIGCFTQVYFFMVFAEMDNFLLTVIAYDRFVAICQSLKYMVIMNPHFCGLLVLTCWLIILFNSLFHVLLMMRLTFCIGTEIPHFFCELTQTLNAACSDTLINNICLYVATVLLCMFPLTGILYSYSQIVSSFLKMASTEGKYKAFSTCVSHLTVVSLFYGTGLGVYLTSAVTHSSQRCSIASVMYTVVTLMLNPFIYSLRNKDVKGALARLLSLGAPCL, via the coding sequence ATGGGGGCAGGAAACCAGACAGGAGTATCACAGTTCCTCCTCCTGGGCCTCTCAGATGATCCAGAACTGCAGCCCCTTCTCTTTGGAGTGTTCCTGTCCATGTTCCTGGTTGCCATGCTGGGGaacctgctcatcatcctggcCATCAGCActgactcccacctccacacccccatgtacttcttcctctcccacCTGTCCTTTGTTGACATCTGCTTTGTCTCCACCACTGTCCCGAGGATGCTAGTGAATAttcagacacagagaaaagacatCTCCTACATAGGCTGCTTCACTCAGGTGTATTTCTTTATGGTTTTTGCTGAAATGGACAATTTCCTCCTGACCGTGATTGCCTATGACCGGTTTGTGGCCATCTGCCAATCCCTGAAATACATGGTCATCATGAACCCCCACTTCTGTGGTCTCCTGGTTCTCACGTGTTGGCTTATCATTTTATTCAACTCCCTGTTTCATGTGCTACTGATGATGCGGCTGACTTTCTGTATTGGAACTGAAATACCACATTTCTTCTGTGAACTGACTCAGACTCTCAATGCAGCCTGCTCGGACACCCTCATCAATAACATCTGCTTGTATGTGGCGACTGTCCTGCTGTGTATGTTTCCTCTGACTGGGATCCTCTATTCTTACTCTCAGATTGTCTCCTCCTTTTTGAAGATGGCCTCCACTGAGGGCAAGTATAAAGCGTTTTCCACCTGCGTGTCTCACCTCACTGTGGTCTCCTTGTTCTATGGGACAGGCCTGGGGGTTTACCTCACTTCTGCTGTGACCCACTCTTCACAGAGATGCTCCATTGCCTCAGTGATGTACACTGTAGTCACTCTGatgctgaaccccttcatctacagcctgaggaacaaggATGTGAAAGGGGCCCTGGCCAGGCTCCTGAGTCTAGGCGCCCCCTGTCTGTGA